Proteins encoded by one window of Halosolutus amylolyticus:
- a CDS encoding metal ABC transporter ATP-binding protein has product MTAVVTIDDVTFAYGEQPAVRDVSLIVEEGDFLGLIGPNGSGKTTLLHLMLGLQRPDSGSIELFGEPVTEFDEGERIGYVSQQATSRGGTMPVTVREVVTMGRFAHAGHGRLTDEDRAIVDDALETVGITELADRRVNQLSGGQRQRAYIARALASEADLLALDEPTVGVDAESRDAFYQLLESLNESGITIILIEHDIGVVTDRANRIACINTELYHHGDTESFVESDALAEAYGSTGQVVHHHH; this is encoded by the coding sequence GTGACCGCAGTCGTTACCATCGATGACGTAACGTTCGCCTACGGCGAGCAGCCTGCAGTCCGGGACGTCTCGCTGATCGTCGAGGAAGGCGACTTCCTCGGGCTGATCGGCCCCAACGGGTCGGGCAAGACGACCCTCCTGCACCTCATGCTCGGCCTGCAACGCCCCGACAGCGGCTCGATCGAACTGTTCGGCGAGCCGGTCACCGAGTTCGACGAGGGCGAGCGAATCGGTTACGTCTCACAGCAGGCGACCAGCCGCGGCGGGACGATGCCGGTGACCGTCCGCGAGGTCGTCACCATGGGCCGGTTCGCCCACGCGGGCCACGGGCGACTGACCGACGAGGACCGCGCGATCGTCGACGACGCGCTCGAAACCGTCGGCATTACCGAGCTGGCCGATCGCCGGGTCAACCAGCTCTCGGGCGGTCAGCGCCAGCGGGCGTACATCGCCCGTGCGCTCGCCTCCGAGGCGGACCTGCTCGCGCTCGACGAACCGACCGTCGGCGTCGACGCCGAGTCGCGGGACGCCTTCTACCAGTTGCTGGAGTCGCTCAACGAGTCCGGGATCACGATCATCCTGATCGAACACGACATCGGCGTCGTCACCGACCGGGCGAACCGGATCGCCTGTATCAACACCGAACTGTACCACCACGGCGACACCGAATCGTTCGTCGAGAGCGACGCGCTGGCCGAGGCCTACGGCTCGACCGGACAGGTCGTCCACCACCACCACTGA
- a CDS encoding metal ABC transporter permease produces the protein MRRNTKRRIELVGIGLTGLLAALMLAFLVLDYLRAYPYASALYEQFRLAGLMLDSALGTNVFYHPFMWRSLATGVLVGIVAPLVGTYLVHREMALIGETLAHTAFAGVAIGLLFSSTTGWGGSLLLSALVVGILGALGVQWLAERTDTYGDVPIAIMLTGSFAVGTLIISYGRGLTGINIRGFLFGNLSVVTPAGARMMAVLSVLVVAVVLATYKQLLFITFDEQAARVARLDVTWYNTLLIVMTAVVVVGAMQILGVILVAAMLVVPVAAATQIAGSFRETLLLSILFGQLSIVGGFAIAISQSLPAGGSIVVVAIGFYLLAILASGRSAAAISTH, from the coding sequence ATGCGCCGGAACACGAAACGCCGGATCGAACTCGTCGGAATCGGCCTCACCGGGCTGCTTGCGGCCCTGATGCTCGCCTTCCTCGTCCTCGACTACCTGCGAGCGTATCCGTACGCGTCCGCGCTGTACGAGCAGTTTCGCCTCGCCGGCCTGATGCTGGATTCGGCCCTCGGGACGAACGTCTTCTACCATCCGTTCATGTGGCGATCGCTCGCGACCGGCGTGTTAGTCGGTATCGTCGCGCCGCTCGTCGGAACCTACCTCGTCCACCGCGAGATGGCGCTCATCGGCGAGACGCTCGCCCACACGGCCTTCGCCGGCGTCGCGATCGGTCTCCTGTTCAGTTCGACGACCGGCTGGGGCGGCTCCCTGCTGCTCTCCGCGCTCGTGGTCGGGATCCTCGGCGCGCTCGGCGTCCAGTGGCTCGCCGAACGGACCGACACCTACGGCGACGTGCCGATCGCGATCATGCTCACCGGGAGCTTCGCCGTCGGAACGCTCATCATCAGCTACGGCCGCGGGCTGACGGGGATCAACATCAGGGGCTTCCTCTTCGGGAACCTCTCCGTCGTCACGCCGGCCGGCGCGCGGATGATGGCCGTTCTCAGCGTCCTGGTCGTCGCCGTCGTCCTCGCGACTTACAAGCAACTCCTGTTCATTACGTTCGACGAGCAGGCGGCCCGCGTCGCCCGCCTCGACGTCACCTGGTACAACACGCTACTGATCGTGATGACGGCCGTCGTCGTCGTCGGCGCGATGCAGATCCTCGGCGTCATCCTCGTCGCCGCGATGCTCGTCGTCCCCGTCGCCGCCGCGACCCAGATCGCCGGGAGCTTCCGCGAGACGCTGTTGCTCTCGATCCTGTTCGGCCAGCTCTCGATCGTCGGCGGCTTCGCCATCGCGATCTCCCAGAGTCTTCCCGCCGGCGGCTCGATCGTCGTCGTCGCGATCGGGTTCTACCTGCTCGCGATCCTGGCATCCGGTCGCTCGGCGGCGGCGATCTCGACGCACTAG
- a CDS encoding acetate--CoA ligase family protein gives MGRLSELFAPETVAVVGATDREGAVGRAILENLQDDFGGEVVPVNPARDEVLGLECYSDVTSAPPIDLAVVVVPPDVVIETLRELGETGTENAVVITAGFSETGGEGAERERRLREVAAEYDLNVVGPNSLGIMSTPADMNATFGPENALDGSISFMSQSGAFITAVLDWANEQGIGFQDVVSLGNKTVLDETDFVREWGDDPETDVIIGYLEGIDDGHEFVRAAREVTDDTPIVLVKSGRTDAGAQAASSHTGAIAGSERAYETGLEQAGVIRARSVQELFDYARALSGLPQPDSNGVAVVTNAGGPGVLTTDAIGDSSLSMADFADETVDALAEAMPDEANVYNPIDAIGDADVERFGEALDVALADPNVGSAVVVSAPTAVLEYDDLAETVIEKREAHGKPVVTCLMGGQRARAAEEVLRDGGIPNYFDPARAVAGLDALARYRDVRERTIDDPTEFDVDRERAREILGRAAERDTNRLGVESMDLLDAYGIPTPAGEIVDDPDRAREVAAGIDGDVVMKIVSPDISHKSDIGGVKVGVSEADVYDAYEDLVARARNYQPDATILGVQVQEMLDLEASTETIVGMNRDPQFGPLLLFGLGGIFVEILEDTSVRVAPIGEDEARAMVDEIQSAPLLRGARGREPADVDAIVETVQRLSQLVTDFPAILEMDINPLVAGPDGVQAIDLRLTVDTEEL, from the coding sequence ATGGGACGGTTATCCGAACTCTTTGCACCCGAGACCGTCGCCGTAGTCGGGGCGACAGATCGCGAGGGCGCCGTCGGCCGGGCGATCCTGGAGAACCTGCAGGACGACTTCGGCGGCGAGGTCGTCCCGGTCAACCCCGCCCGCGACGAGGTGCTCGGTCTCGAGTGTTATTCGGACGTGACGAGTGCACCGCCGATCGACCTCGCGGTGGTCGTGGTACCACCCGACGTCGTGATCGAGACACTGCGCGAACTCGGCGAGACCGGCACCGAGAACGCCGTCGTGATCACCGCCGGCTTCTCCGAGACGGGCGGCGAGGGGGCCGAACGCGAGCGACGGCTCCGTGAGGTCGCCGCCGAGTACGACCTCAACGTGGTCGGTCCCAACAGCCTGGGGATCATGTCGACCCCCGCCGACATGAACGCGACCTTCGGCCCCGAGAACGCCCTGGACGGGTCGATCTCCTTTATGAGCCAGTCGGGCGCGTTCATCACGGCCGTCCTCGACTGGGCCAACGAGCAGGGGATCGGCTTCCAGGACGTCGTCTCGCTGGGCAACAAGACGGTTCTGGACGAGACCGATTTCGTCCGCGAGTGGGGCGACGACCCCGAGACCGACGTCATCATCGGCTATCTCGAGGGGATCGACGACGGCCACGAGTTCGTTCGTGCCGCCCGCGAGGTCACCGACGACACGCCGATCGTCCTCGTCAAGTCCGGCCGGACGGACGCGGGCGCGCAGGCGGCCTCCTCGCACACCGGTGCGATCGCCGGGAGCGAGCGCGCCTACGAGACCGGCCTCGAACAGGCCGGCGTGATCCGGGCCCGATCGGTCCAGGAACTGTTCGACTACGCGCGGGCGCTCTCGGGGCTCCCACAACCGGATTCGAACGGCGTCGCCGTCGTCACCAACGCGGGCGGACCGGGGGTCCTGACCACCGACGCGATCGGCGACTCCTCGCTCTCGATGGCCGACTTCGCCGACGAGACGGTCGACGCGCTCGCGGAGGCGATGCCCGACGAGGCCAACGTCTACAACCCGATCGACGCGATCGGCGACGCCGACGTCGAGCGGTTCGGCGAGGCGCTGGACGTCGCGCTCGCCGATCCCAACGTCGGCAGCGCGGTCGTCGTCAGCGCGCCGACAGCGGTGCTCGAGTACGACGACCTCGCCGAAACCGTCATCGAGAAGCGCGAGGCCCACGGGAAACCCGTCGTCACCTGCCTCATGGGCGGCCAGCGCGCCCGCGCCGCCGAGGAGGTGCTTCGGGACGGCGGCATCCCGAACTACTTCGATCCCGCGCGTGCGGTAGCCGGACTGGACGCGCTGGCCCGGTATCGCGACGTGCGCGAGCGGACGATCGACGACCCCACCGAGTTCGACGTCGATCGGGAGCGGGCCCGCGAAATCCTCGGCCGGGCGGCCGAGCGCGACACGAACCGCCTCGGCGTGGAGTCGATGGATCTCCTCGACGCCTACGGCATCCCGACGCCGGCCGGCGAGATCGTCGACGATCCCGATCGCGCCCGCGAGGTGGCCGCGGGAATCGACGGCGACGTCGTCATGAAGATCGTCAGCCCGGACATCTCCCACAAGTCCGACATCGGCGGCGTGAAAGTCGGCGTCTCGGAAGCGGACGTGTACGACGCCTACGAGGACCTCGTCGCGCGGGCGCGCAATTACCAGCCCGACGCGACGATCCTCGGCGTCCAGGTCCAGGAGATGCTCGACCTCGAGGCGTCGACCGAGACGATCGTCGGCATGAACCGCGACCCGCAGTTCGGGCCGCTACTGCTGTTCGGACTCGGCGGCATCTTCGTCGAAATCCTGGAGGACACCTCGGTCCGCGTCGCACCGATCGGCGAGGACGAGGCCCGGGCGATGGTCGACGAGATCCAGTCGGCTCCGCTGTTGCGCGGCGCCCGGGGCCGTGAACCGGCCGACGTCGATGCGATCGTCGAGACGGTCCAGCGGCTCTCGCAGCTGGTGACCGACTTCCCCGCGATCCTCGAGATGGACATCAACCCGCTCGTCGCGGGGCCGGACGGCGTACAGGCGATCGACCTCAGACTCACTGTCGACACGGAGGAACTATGA
- a CDS encoding phosphotransacetylase family protein, translated as MTDPDTTDDAQTDGQHDDSATDDPDAVMISSLEESTGKTAITLALARLAAADGDSVGYMKPKGTRLESNVGKTLDEDPLLARDLLDLDAEMHDLEPVVYSPTFVEQAIRGREDPDDLRDRVKEAFETVAAGHDRLFVEGGGRYDIGGIVDLTDADIADALDARVLLVAPFEVPGDVDDLLAAVRTFGDRLDGVIFNDVPDAAYDQLETDVVPFLEGRGVSVYGVLPNERALSGVTVAELADELGARRLVEAGDDAYVERFSVGAMGADSALRHFRRTKDAAVITGGDRAEIHAAALEAPGVRCLILTGGHRPSGAIVGQATEKGVPILSVQTDTLTTVERAEDVVRSGRTRDEETVDRMEQLLTDHAAVDSILERDRS; from the coding sequence ATGACCGACCCAGACACCACCGACGACGCCCAGACCGACGGACAGCACGACGACAGCGCGACCGACGACCCCGACGCCGTCATGATCAGTTCGCTCGAGGAGAGCACCGGCAAGACCGCGATCACGCTGGCCCTGGCTCGCCTCGCGGCGGCCGACGGCGACAGCGTCGGCTACATGAAGCCGAAGGGGACGCGACTGGAGAGCAACGTCGGCAAGACGCTGGACGAGGACCCCCTGCTCGCCCGCGACCTCCTCGACCTCGACGCCGAGATGCACGACCTCGAGCCCGTCGTCTACTCGCCGACGTTCGTCGAACAGGCGATCCGCGGCCGCGAGGATCCCGACGACCTGCGGGATCGAGTGAAAGAGGCCTTCGAGACCGTCGCCGCGGGCCACGATCGACTCTTCGTCGAGGGGGGCGGCCGGTACGACATCGGCGGCATCGTCGACCTCACCGACGCAGACATCGCGGACGCGCTCGACGCCCGCGTCCTGCTCGTCGCTCCCTTCGAGGTTCCCGGCGACGTCGACGACCTCCTCGCCGCCGTGCGGACGTTCGGCGATCGACTCGACGGCGTGATCTTCAACGACGTCCCCGACGCGGCCTACGATCAACTCGAGACCGACGTCGTCCCGTTCCTCGAGGGGCGCGGCGTCTCGGTGTACGGCGTGCTCCCGAACGAGCGGGCGCTGTCGGGCGTCACGGTCGCCGAACTCGCGGACGAACTCGGTGCCAGACGGCTCGTCGAGGCCGGCGACGACGCCTACGTCGAGCGGTTCTCCGTCGGTGCGATGGGCGCGGACAGCGCCCTGCGTCACTTCCGCCGGACGAAGGACGCGGCGGTCATCACCGGCGGCGATCGCGCGGAGATTCACGCGGCCGCACTCGAAGCGCCCGGCGTTCGCTGTCTCATCCTGACCGGTGGGCACCGACCGTCCGGCGCGATCGTCGGCCAGGCGACCGAGAAGGGCGTCCCGATCCTGTCCGTCCAGACGGACACGCTCACGACCGTCGAACGGGCCGAAGACGTCGTCCGCAGCGGCCGTACCCGGGACGAAGAGACGGTCGATCGGATGGAACAGTTGCTGACCGATCACGCCGCAGTGGACTCGATCCTCGAGCGCGATCGCTCGTAG
- a CDS encoding transcriptional regulator FilR1 domain-containing protein — protein sequence MGTEGDERAVLETLHRRHALLQRLASEPARPPGLADDLGSARSTIERGLAELEAVDLIERVDGQYRTTLAGELALAEFDRLVDRVGDVAGARSLLGSLPADATIDPQFIDGAILALADRDGRGPIGVETGRVDTLQVHPATALDRVLGAGAHHRVYVPSLDTALVQTCAESIRSGSTATAMLSSDAVEGLLADARDATADAIATGRLRLFETTIELPYALVVVEFEDGGAAQLPFDHDRDTDAIAMLVVCENGSLCGFVTNDDAAALEWATRKLASIRATANELALTDRT from the coding sequence ATGGGTACCGAGGGGGATGAGCGGGCAGTACTCGAGACGCTTCATCGGCGGCACGCGCTGTTGCAGCGACTCGCTTCCGAACCGGCGCGCCCGCCCGGTCTCGCCGACGACCTCGGGTCGGCACGATCGACGATCGAGCGAGGGCTGGCGGAACTCGAGGCAGTCGACCTGATCGAGCGCGTCGACGGGCAGTACCGGACGACGCTGGCTGGCGAACTCGCGCTCGCGGAGTTCGACCGCCTCGTCGATCGGGTCGGGGACGTCGCCGGAGCGCGGTCGCTCCTCGGTTCGCTGCCGGCCGACGCGACGATCGACCCACAGTTCATCGACGGTGCGATCCTCGCCCTGGCGGATCGAGACGGCAGGGGACCGATCGGCGTCGAGACGGGACGGGTCGACACCCTCCAGGTCCACCCGGCAACGGCGCTCGATCGGGTTCTTGGGGCCGGGGCCCACCACCGCGTCTACGTGCCGTCGCTCGACACCGCGCTCGTACAGACCTGCGCCGAGTCGATCCGTTCGGGGTCGACGGCCACGGCGATGCTGTCGAGCGACGCCGTCGAGGGCCTGCTCGCCGACGCACGGGACGCGACCGCCGACGCGATCGCGACCGGGCGACTGCGACTCTTCGAGACGACGATCGAACTGCCCTACGCCCTCGTCGTCGTCGAGTTCGAGGACGGCGGCGCGGCTCAGCTCCCGTTCGACCACGATCGCGATACCGACGCCATCGCGATGCTCGTCGTCTGCGAGAACGGGTCGCTCTGTGGGTTCGTCACGAACGACGACGCGGCCGCGCTCGAGTGGGCCACCAGGAAACTCGCGTCCATCAGAGCGACCGCGAACGAACTGGCACTCACGGATCGTACCTGA
- a CDS encoding PRC-barrel domain-containing protein: protein MDDTPQEITSLVGREVYSNNGVFVGEVEDLRLNVDGRTVTGLALGSLNTELFSDEARSGQGVIVPYRWVRSVGDVILINDVVERVREPDEEESELVA from the coding sequence ATGGACGACACACCCCAGGAAATCACCTCCCTCGTCGGTCGTGAGGTCTACTCGAACAACGGCGTCTTCGTCGGCGAAGTCGAGGATCTTCGCCTGAACGTCGACGGTCGAACGGTCACGGGGCTCGCACTCGGCAGCCTCAACACGGAACTGTTCTCGGACGAAGCACGGAGTGGACAGGGCGTCATCGTGCCCTACCGCTGGGTCCGATCGGTCGGCGACGTCATCCTGATCAACGACGTCGTCGAACGCGTCCGCGAACCGGACGAGGAAGAGAGCGAACTCGTCGCCTAA